A window from SAR324 cluster bacterium encodes these proteins:
- a CDS encoding putative quinol monooxygenase — MSKLTIVAHITLHPEKIDFVKTELAKMFPVTRAEEGCLQYDLHQDNKNPAYLMIYENWTSYETWQAHMNAEHMAVYRKSIEGCVMEAKIHEMTHLI, encoded by the coding sequence ATGTCCAAGTTGACTATCGTTGCCCACATTACCCTACACCCAGAAAAAATTGATTTTGTCAAAACTGAATTGGCTAAGATGTTTCCAGTCACCCGCGCTGAAGAAGGTTGCTTGCAGTACGATCTACATCAAGATAACAAGAATCCTGCCTACTTAATGATCTATGAGAACTGGACTTCTTATGAAACCTGGCAGGCACACATGAATGCCGAGCACATGGCCGTTTATCGGAAATCCATCGAAGGTTGTGTGATGGAAGCCAAAATTCATGAGATGACTCACTTGATCTAA